The nucleotide window CTGGTGCTAAAAGGGCAGGAGGAAGCTGCTGCCCGGCAGCTGGCCCTATagctgtgctttcttcttttctaggaGACGTGGGCTCCTTCATGCTCAAGCTGGTGGAAGGCCTTCAGGGCCAGGTGTGGGCCTCAGATTGGGCTGAGGAGCTTCGGAAAGCCGAccagcagaaggaacagacttatCGGTCAGTCTGGGTAGAGTGGGAAGGGTAAGGAGTGGAGGAGGTCATTGCCAACCAACCCTACTGACCTCCAGTGTCCTGTTTCAGGGACAAGGCTGCAACGCCTGTGTCTCAGCACCTGAACCCAGTGCAGGTGCTACAGCAGGTGGAGGAGACTCTGCCTGACAACGCACTTCTTGTGGTTGATGGTGGGGACTTTGTGGCCACAGCCGCCTACTTGGTACAGCCCCGAGGGCCCCTGCGCTGGCTCGATCCTGGTAAGGAAAGGCCCACACCCGGGGCAGCTTGCACTGCATGGACCCTTCACAGCAATTTGCTCCTATCTTCCTAGGAGCCTTTGGGACTCTGGGAGTTGGTGCAGGGTTTGCACTTGGGGCTAAGCTGTGTCAGCCGGATGCCGAGGTGAGGCACTGGATGTGGGAGACTTGCTGCTTTCTGGGCTGTGAACCACCCTAACTGCCCTGGGTCCCCCCTACCAGGTTTGGTGCCTGTTTGGGGATGGTGCCTTTGGCTACAGCCTCATCGAGTTTGACACATTCGTGAGACACAAGGTGACTGGGCTGTCCTGAGGGAAGCTTATGTGATATGGGTTCTGGGATATGTCATCCAGGGTGAGCTGTGGGGGctggggggaggaaggaggaggaggaggagggagggggcttCCCTCAGTGGGCCACAGGTCCTGTGGCTGGTCAGACCTTTGGACTGATGGCTGtcgcctggcctttttttttttcccctgtagaTACCAGTGATGGCCTTGATAGGGAATGATGCAGGCTGGACCCAGATTTCTCGGGAACAGGTGTCCAGGTTGGGCAGTGACGTGGCCTGTAGCCTGGCTTACACTGGTGAGGGGTCAGAATATTTTATGTCCAGTTGGGTTTCTGTTACTCTTCTTGGTGGACCCTCTTCTACTgtctgatttattttctttcagattatCACAAGGCAGCCATAGGTCTGGGGGCCCAGGGATTGATACTGTCACGGGACAATGAGGATCAAGTGGTCAGGGTACTTCGTGAAGGCCAGCAGCTGTGCCGGGAGGGCCATGCAGTCGTGGTCAACATCCTGATTGGGAGGACCGATTTCAGAGATGGATCTATTTCTGTATAGGGCCCGTGTATGGGTTAGTATGCTTGCTTCTGTACCTGGACTATGCCTGGCCCAAGTTTTCATCCTTTCCTGCTCTGAGCTTGTCTCACAAGGCTCAACAATTCTACAACCCTCCGAGGGAGTAATGGAGGGATCAAAGATCAGAGACACCTTGGTGACCCTGGATAGCAGCTCTTTCCACAGCTTAGCCGTACACCTTTCTCCTGCTTACAGACTGAATAAACCTCCTAGCCACATGAACCCAAGGACTCAGTCACGTAACATGtgtatattgatttatttattgtccACAAAGGTTGAAGTAGTGGAAAAGAAATGGGAGACTGGAAGGGGACCTCATTCTTCCACTTGATCTCTGGGAATTTTGGGGTACCCACTCTATGGTCCCTGAAAGAGTTCCACATGCCCACTCCAGAGAGGCCAGTGCACACAagtcctcacacagacacacacatgcatggaggCAATAAATATTTTCCGTACCAAAAGTGCCCCCAACCTGATACCTCAGGTGGGGTCCCTCCAAAGGGGAGGAGTTAAGTGCTCAGTTTTTCAGGGGTGGGAAAGGGCTTCTGGGGAAAGGAAGGGTCGGACTCTGTCTCTACTTGCTGGTTGGAGGCTCATCTTGGAGGTCTTCCCTAGAAGAGAGGGTTGGGGGAAATCAGCTGTTTTGCTATAGGCCTAAGCTGCCCTTTCACAGATGGCGGCCAAGTCTGGGGCTATGTCCCTTAAGATGAACCTCATGACTGTCCTTAGAGAGACAGAGTGTAGTGCTTGATGCTAATACTGGTTTGGTTGGCAGCAGCAAGAGGGTTGACTAGGGATGTCTCAACACCCCAGGGTGATGCTCACAGTAATTGGTGTTCCCCTACAAAGGGGGAGGCAAGAGAGGCCAGCCTAGCAAGCAGAACTGTCTCTGGCAGCAAGAGAAGTCCTGGTGCTCAGGAGAGAGGCTATGGCATCAGTGCTTAAAATGCCAAGAGCCTGATCTTTGCAACTAGGGCCCAAACAATGGCACTAGAAGCTGGGAATGATTCTTACTTAGCATAGGAGGCTGGTCCCTTGGCAACTCCTTAGCACAGGAGCTCAGCCTGAGCAACTCTGGTCAGTTCCTTTTAGGTCATCAGGGCACTGCCTTAGTAAATTGGAATCCAGTCGCCAGTAGCCAGAACCTGGTCCTTAGCAACCAGGAAGCAATTCCTTATTAGCCAGAGTCCAGCACCTGCTTCAAGgactcagagacacacattgaTCTGCTTGGAGAGTTCTCTCTCCAGATCCAGGATGAGTGCATCAAAGTCTTTGAGATTCAGGTGTGGGTTGAAGGGTGCATCAAACTCATCTTCGAAGTCAGTAGTGCCCCTCTGCTCTCCGGTCTCATCATCATCTTCCTCACTGTCTGTCACGTGGTCATAGTCAGGCCCCGACAGGAAGTCCCGTCCATGCGGCAGTAAGTCTCTTCCACACACACTCCAGTCGCCTGCATAGCGGTTGCTTGGGGGGCTTTCAGGGCCTCCGCGACCTCGGGGCCGAGTCACCACTTCGGGGCCCACCAGTGGCAAGTGCAGAGGCGGCTGTCGTTTGGGTCGCAAATAAGGTGCTACGTCCGAGGCCTCTGGTGGTCGGCGGGTATCTGCGGGGGTTCACAGGGAGGGTTATGAGATGTGATGCTGGGAAGTAGCATCTAGGTGCCTGATTGGCCTTCAGAGAGGCCCCCTCAAGTTTACCCCCAAGGGGCGTGGCCTTCCTTAAATTCCAGCCCATGATTGGCTAGTAGGGAAATATATCAGGGAGGCTGATAGGAATGGTCAATGTTAACCTGGCCAAGACTGTAGCAGGTAATGCAGGACTTCGATGTGGCGCTTGAAGTCCACAGCGCTGGTGACGCCTGGGCCAGAGCTACGGAGCCGCGGCCGAGCTGGTGTCTGTCTTGCTGGCAACAACACTGGTCCGAAGCACACTGCCAAGTTCTGTGGGGTCATGCGGTTGTGGGTGTGGAAGGAAGAAACAAGGCGCAGGTGGTCCAGGAGAAGCGTCAGCGTGGCCTGTGGAGAGGGTtgcggggggaggggaggcacaaGGGGGTAAACCTGAGCCTGTTTGCACTTTGTGGGACACTTAGGGGTGGCTTAGAGTGGAGAAACTCCGGCACAAGTTCTCATAGCCATAGGGAGGTGTTAGTATTTAGGAATGTATTTTGCTGAATACAAATATTTTGTTGAAATTAAAGCCAAGGAAAATTTAGCTTTGGACTGGAAGGGTTTGAACTCCAACCCACGCCATGTTAGGCAATATGagcatgaattttattttaccGATGAACAGAAGCACAGTTTCAAGGACTTTCTCAAGATCCCACAGCCAGGAACTTCCCTTGTGTTAGGCTGGCAGACCTGCTGGCTCAGTTTGCTACACAGTCCAGGCTGCCTTGGAAGTAGCTATGTACCttaggctggtctccaactcaatCCTCTTGCCTTTGACTCGAGTGCTAGGAGTAGAGGCACATAACACTATGCCTGCGTAGAGGGTGAGTTTTGGACCAAGCTTGGCTGTTTGACCTTGGGCAAATCACTAGACTGAGCCTTGGTTTCCTAATCCAGGGACTGACAGGTAATAACATGAGCTTTGCTGGGATGTGATGATCCCTTATGCTCACCACATCTCAGGCATGGCTAAAATGCTTTACTGCTATCAACTACTCTATAGTGTCCCAATGTTCCCAGCAGGGTCACTCACTCTCTCCACATCTGGCAGGCAACTGAGGAGCCCTCTGGTGCCCTCAGGACCCAGGGAAGCCTTGCTTGGATGTCCTTGGGCCATGGCCTCCAGCACCACCTGGTAGAGGGGCTGGGTGATGAGCGGAGTAGGCAGCTCCCGGAGATAATCCTTGAGGATGCCTGTGGACAGAGGGGCCTCTCTGGTTAAAACACCCTGGCTCCTGAAACCAGAGGGGTCACTGGGCTGGCAGTAGTAGTGGGAAGAAGGCAGGTATAAGAAGTGAGAACAagatcagagaggagggaggaggtttCATTGGGGGAGGGAACGAGCAGGCAGGGAAGAGGGGCTATGTGGACCTGTGATGACATTGATATCAGGGTACACATCTTCAGAGaggcacacagctgcactatccTGCTCAAAGGCATCCCGAAGCTCTTTCTTCACTGCTGCCGAGCCACACAGGCGGTACAGCCCCACTACCTGGGGATACAGACAGAGAAAGGATGTCTTCCTGCAGCCACAGGCAAGGGCTGTTGGACAAGGGTGACAGTGGCTGTTTTGCCCTGGGAGGGTGGGACCATTCACACGCATCTTCACTGTCTGCCTTCCCACAGATGCAACAACTGTCGTAAGTGCCCCTGAGCCGGGACAGGAGGACCACCTGGGCCATAGGCTACAGAatgtgctcaaggccagcctgggctgcttaGCGAAAGCCTGTCTCCAAAAGTAAAAAGGTGGCTGGGAGTGTGACTcaatggtaaagtgcttgctgagcatgtacgaggccctaggttcagtcccccAGTACCAGAAAAAACCAACATCCCAGATACACACCTAGCTTTCTAAATCCCTTAGTTTGTACCACCTCCTCCGACTTCACAGTTCATATCTTCCAGGAAGCCCTCTTTGACTAGCTCAGACCCCACCCCCtttcgatttatttatttatttattaagagtCTTACTGTGTTGCTCAGCTGCCCTTGGATTCTCCATCTTGTCCTAGCATTTCTAGTGCTGGGACAAATACCACTGTGCTAGGCTACCCCCTTTCTTAACTACCCTCTGAGCTACAGTTTGGCATCCATGAACTGTCTGTCATCTCTCTCACTCCAGGAGACTGAGCTCTGTAAGGGCTGAGATACTGTAATAAAATGGACAGATGATCCGTGGGTCCTGGTGCTGTGGGGGAGGATTTCTTTTCCCTCAGTGAGTGTCGGATCTCAGAACAGCTCAGGTTGGTGAAGGGGTTCCAGGGAGTAAGGTAGCAGGAGAGGGTACTGATGCTCACCCGCAGACCGCGGCATTCGATCTGCCCCACACACTTTCGAATGATGAGAGGCACCTGGCCAGGCGACTGTTCACGTTCTACCAGTAGCTGCAGAGGGAGCCCGAAGACACGGGGCTCCACTGTGTCAGGGGCCTCTTGCTGTTCAGACAGTGTTAGCTTGGCATAAAGAAGTCCCTGGGGTTCCAGACGAATGGCCAATTGTTGGGCCTGGCACCCTTAAAGATGCAAGGAGGACTGAATTAGTTCTGTCCCAAAGGTTCTTGTGTTCTGGCTCCCCTCATCTGGGACAACCCTCCCTTGTGGAGCCCagccctcctgggtgctgtgggaGGTCTTGGTGTTGCTTTTCCTTCCTCGAAGTCCCATGTCTTACCTCGAAAGATGGTTGGCAGTAACACAGTGCCCTGGGCGCAGGGCCGGTGCCGCCTTACACCGGGATCCCATGCAAGTACCAGGGCCCGCAGCAGCCGAGCAGCCTCCAGCTCCAAGTGGAAGGTGTGGTCCAGTCTCAGGAAGTCTGGTCCACCTCGAAGTGGCCCTGTGCGGGCCCGAGCTACCCCATCCACTTGGAGAAGGCAGCAGAGATCTCGAGGAGTGGCCCCTGGAGTTGGCCGCAGACCCCCTAGCCCATACAGGTGCAGGCTGAGACGCCCCCAGAGTGCAGCTGGAGGGGCCCGAGCTGATGAGCCCACCTCATAGGGCCGGAAGGCAGTGGGTGATGGTGGTCCCCCAGGGCGCTCCGGAGAATCACTATCGCTGAGGTACCCACCCATTGGGCTCCTAGTGCCTCCGGCCACCGATCCCTGCCCAGGAGTCCCCACACTGCTGTCCAGGTGGTAGCGACTGATGACAGAGCCCGCTGGGGCAGTTCTCTCTCGTTCCCGGGCAGTGCGGGTACTTCTTAAGCTCAGGCGGCGCCGTAGCTCTGGCAGCTTCTTCATCTTCATAGAGAGGCGCCTAGCAGGGCCTGGGGACTTGGTACGGGAAGTTTTGGTAGAGGGGCTGGTAGGGACTGCGCCTGTAGGGAGAGCAAATCTCAGGTGACAGGCCTGGGCCTGGGGTATGATGCTTGTAATCCATAGGGGGCTGGGTTTGAGCCTTGGGCATCCCTGGTTTGGAGTGTGAGGTTTGTGCATGCTTGCAGGTGGGAATGAGTGTAACGCTTTGCGCCTACCTTGGATGACTGAGCCTTCTGTATCAGAGGAGGCTGGCTTTGATCCCAAGGGCTCAGATGCTGGTGGTCTGGGGTCTTCTTCAGGGATGGGGTTGTACCAAATCTCACCAGCAGACTCCCCACTGCTAGGTGTCCCAGGCCCCAAAGATATCTCCTCTGGTGGTTTGGCTCCACTTAGCACCCACCGGCGGCTGCTGGGCTCCAGGCTTTGCAGGTAGGCCCCCCGAGCAGGGCTCCGAGGTGCCTCTGGGCTGGGAGGACCCTCTGCTCCAGCCTGGGACTCTTCAATGATTTGAGGCTCTGGTTCTGGGGGGTGGGGTTCTGAGCGCTGGGCTGGGCGGCCTGGTGGAAAACGAAGGGAGTAAGACCCAGCGCTCAAGTCTGGCTCACTGCCACAGTCGAGCTACTTTGCTTCTGTCCTCACTTACAGAGTCGAAGCCCGTTACCATCCGGGAGCCTAAGTCGCTGCCCCTTGGGACCTATTGTTTTGTTTGGTCCTAGCAACTCGTCAATACCTCCTCAGTCTCTAGTTTGGCGATCCcctgtctccagcccctagcACTCCAAGGGGGAACTGTAACTAGCCGCGACTCCAAGTCAGATATTCTTGGAACCTCAGGTCATTTTAGCCCTGACTCCCCTTCTTGAGATCTCTCAATCCCGGTTTGGAGTCTCATATCTGTTACTTCTCATTGAGTGGTCTTAAGTGAGTCATTTTCTTGGGCCCCATGTCCTGTTTATGAGGAGATTATGTGTGCCCCCCCCTTCAATGCTTGAGTGAGGGAGCTCAGTGTGAGAAGCAGTGTTAGACAATAGGATTTGCAGTCCAACTCACTGCCCCAGGAGATGCTGCAGAATTGAAGGCAGGACAGGAAATATGACAAGAAGAGCTGGCTTCTTTCTCATTCAGCCCCCTCTAccattttccaaattctgtcCCAAGGTCCTCCCAGACCTTGCTCCTCAGCCCACGCCAGGTTTCTACACTCGTGTCCATACACCCCTggcacccctacccccaccccgtCTTGGCTCCATTCTCTTCCTGACATCATGGTtgatttcctgtgtgtgtttatgtgtgggcACTCGGGTCCCTTCTCTGGCCCTGGGAACCTTGGGACTCACTGGGAAAGGCCAGGGAGGAGGGGTCAGGCTCATGGTGTGGTGGCCTCCCTCCTTTGACTGGTTCTTTTCCAGGCTCCCTACCCATACCGCTATGGTTTCTCTAAGGTCCTGTCTTGCTTGCCAATAGACGCCCAGATTTAAGCAGCTCCTATTCCTTCCCTCTAGCACTCTGCTTCACCTCTCTTGTCATCAGTGGCATAGTCCAAAGGATTGTTTAAAGTCAGTTTACAGGCCCTGGACAAATCACCCAACAGAcacatgcctcagtttccctttctgaATAAGGAGGGCAGTTTTTTGGGGCTGCTCACGGTAGGTGCGGCTGCACCCTCTGGTGCGGTGATGGCACGGAGGTGGGGAAGGGCTGCGATAACAGACATAACCCCGGAGTACCTTTCTCGGGAACAGGAGTGCGCCCCCCATCTCTCATCATACAGAGCTTCCAGTGTCCACCGCCTGGCCGGGTGGCACAGCGGGTCCTCCGGCCACCCTCCAGGCGTCCCGTCGAGGCCCCATTTCCTGTCAGGGGCGAGGCTCCGCTCCCGGGCCTCCCAAGGAACCCGCGGGGCTGGCATCTTAGGCCAGCCCCACATAACGGTCCGCTGCCCCCCGCCTTGCAACGATCTGGTCCATATTCCTCTCCTGCAGCAGGGATCAGCCCCGGCTTACTCTCCCAGGTTCCGCTGCGTTTCCTACCGCGGATCTCGGGACCCCAGGCCGGGCGGggctcccatctcctcctccccgCGAGCACCCGCACTCACCACGCTCCTTCGCATCTGACTTTTTCCGAGGAAGTTTCTCCCGGCCCCGCAGGCGGGAGAAGGTCTTCCTGAGCAGCGGCTCGGCCATGCTGGGGCCGCGGCCCGGCCGAGTACGAACCCCGGGGCTGCGGCCGCCCGCCCCGTCCGCCCCGCCCGCCCCCCGGCCCGCGCCGGCAGGAAGCGCATTCCGGGAATGCTTggccttaactttttttttcttttcccttcccgcGGCCCGAGCAGGCGATGCTGG belongs to Microtus pennsylvanicus isolate mMicPen1 chromosome 8, mMicPen1.hap1, whole genome shotgun sequence and includes:
- the Syde1 gene encoding rho GTPase-activating protein SYDE1, coding for MAEPLLRKTFSRLRGREKLPRKKSDAKERGRPAQRSEPHPPEPEPQIIEESQAGAEGPPSPEAPRSPARGAYLQSLEPSSRRWVLSGAKPPEEISLGPGTPSSGESAGEIWYNPIPEEDPRPPASEPLGSKPASSDTEGSVIQGAVPTSPSTKTSRTKSPGPARRLSMKMKKLPELRRRLSLRSTRTARERERTAPAGSVISRYHLDSSVGTPGQGSVAGGTRSPMGGYLSDSDSPERPGGPPSPTAFRPYEVGSSARAPPAALWGRLSLHLYGLGGLRPTPGATPRDLCCLLQVDGVARARTGPLRGGPDFLRLDHTFHLELEAARLLRALVLAWDPGVRRHRPCAQGTVLLPTIFRGCQAQQLAIRLEPQGLLYAKLTLSEQQEAPDTVEPRVFGLPLQLLVEREQSPGQVPLIIRKCVGQIECRGLRVVGLYRLCGSAAVKKELRDAFEQDSAAVCLSEDVYPDINVITGILKDYLRELPTPLITQPLYQVVLEAMAQGHPSKASLGPEGTRGLLSCLPDVERATLTLLLDHLRLVSSFHTHNRMTPQNLAVCFGPVLLPARQTPARPRLRSSGPGVTSAVDFKRHIEVLHYLLQSWPDTRRPPEASDVAPYLRPKRQPPLHLPLVGPEVVTRPRGRGGPESPPSNRYAGDWSVCGRDLLPHGRDFLSGPDYDHVTDSEEDDDETGEQRGTTDFEDEFDAPFNPHLNLKDFDALILDLERELSKQINVCL